A single window of Crassostrea angulata isolate pt1a10 chromosome 8, ASM2561291v2, whole genome shotgun sequence DNA harbors:
- the LOC128161150 gene encoding uncharacterized protein LOC128161150, with product MDSVHRVREPKTKSNSFKSARSSSKSSSVASLLGRQRAKREAAKVKLMFAEQEAMLKAKMDVLSVRKEAAVADAEYLGMKEELDLWDEDSVCDDNNNSDILTKYFCSQLMENDNTDTQTGSVPPVFSVQQRSNNTDTQTGSVPPVFSVQQRSNNTDTQTGSVPPVFSVQQHTYTKTGATTKTCTKREDQVRPSTEPTRPPITSSLNAYAPTFQPTNHSSPAQPKLSQVKSSQPASSQPSQPSQPEAPQPALLSEFANYINKKDLLRWSLVTFDDRPETYQSWKDSFEVLTQELNANPREELNLLIHYLGPDSRKHAVSIRTANLKNPQKALEKLWSRLDDRYGSPVLLESSIKSRLSEFPKLTGKDSKKLFELADLLSEVQLRMEDPTLNRSLAYLDSSTGMRPIVAKLPINLQERWTTRATNYNLQNGVTYPPFTYLVQFVTEMSRIRNDPSFNYQATCETSTNCSNRSNFVNDFRHRDSFKKNNVQVKKTAVNTSQEDSNINMGNNCFLHVSRHKLNQCKTFQKLTLNERKKLLKDYNFCFKCCDSTTHTYTGCSAFVKCDICGNRNHPAALHVSDMSTKRPGVTRRSHYGGEESNKSDCTPRSHYDGEESRTNLSSCCTELCGKDFTGRSCSKTILVRVYPVNQPEKSLSVYALIDDQSTHTLARTELFDALDIPMSSVTTYSLKSCAGTFQRSGRQASGLVVESNNGSCRLLLPRVTECEQIPEEESEIPTPDIVKFHSHLSGVDIPPLNQKAQVLLLIGRDLPEAHHIEDQRTGPRGTPFAQKLALGWVLIGNVCLGNLHPPASVNVLKTTVHQSGRVSVFDKCEYNISLKLDDDPIFRRQANDNDLGQSIEDNQFIELMDEAFTKNSTGNWTAPLPFRETREILPNNRSMALKRALMLQGSLRRNTTKQEHFVSFMQGIFDSGHAEIAPPVQPGQECWYLPIFGVYHPKKKDKIRVVFDSSCKHDGISLNDVLMLGPDLMNRLDGVLMRFRKEPIAVIADIQQMFFCFRVAEPHRDYLRFFWHQNNDPAQELLEYRMCVHVFGNRPSPAVATYGLRRCVRDDCSEVVKQFVTRNFYIDDGLASFPSVSEAVNVLKQTQKTLLEGGNLKLHKIASNSEEVMQQFSTADLAKSMEQLDLDRDDLPIHHSLGLSWDLATDTFIYKASEELKPFTKRGLLSTVNGLFDPLGFIAPIILNGRFIMRQAFTGIESWDDPLPTTIMGAWKLWLEQLKRLNGVHIPRWLLSVSYQMCVHKTLHIFCDASEKAVSACAYLRGVTSEKISVGFVFGKCKVAPKSGHTIPRLELCAAVLAVELGEMLSRELDLPLEDIKYYSDSKVVLGYLSNERRRFYVYVCNRVSRIRKSSSPHQWNYVATEENPADQGTRGLLPEQLCDSLWLNGPDFLRGNLRNPNNEKFSLVDPDKDTEIRAEIVTLKTISSKSTLGISRFNRFGSWSSLVRAITLIKRRLSKKGNEISRLDSELLIIKETQKQFYQKEINALHAGRPLPRDSTILALSPYLDDGLLRVGGRINLCDLPVCEKTPILIPGQSHIARLLVRHHHEKIYHQGRHLTEGAIRSEGLWITGGKRLVSSIIHHCVTCRKMRGKPLNQKMADLPKDRLTKSPPFTFVGVDVFGPWTIITRRTRGGSAHSKRWAVLFTCLYSRAVHIEVIEEMTSSSFINAMRRFIAMRGAVSEFRSDRGTNFVGAASELNMNIVNVEDSRMRAFLEDKRIVWKFNPPHASHFGGSWERMIGIARRILDAMLMDTKHGKLTHEVLTTFMAEVMAIMNSRPLVPVSGDVEAPFILSPQMLLTQKTQEVPTEFKDLDVKDMYRSQWKMVQVMANTFWKRWKSEFLSTLQPRQKWLVSTDNLKEGDVVLLHDKESARTDWPVGVVNRIFPSNSDGLVRKIEVRILKDGKPCLYIRPATEVISLLTV from the coding sequence ATGGATAGTGTTCACAGAGTTCGCGAACCAAAAACAAAATCCAACAGCTTTAAATCTGCAAGATCTTCAAGCAAGTCATCAAGTGTGGCATCTCTCCTCGGACGACAACGAGCTAAGCGAGAAGCAGCCAAAGTAAAACTTATGTTTGCAGAACAAGAAGCTATGTTAAAGGCAAAGATGGACGTTCTGTCAGTCAGAAAAGAAGCTGCTGTAGCCGATGCGGAGTACCTTGGAATGAAAGAGGAATTAGATCTCTGGGATGAAGACTCCGTGTGTGATGATAACAACAACAGTGATATTCTCACCAAATACTTTTGTTCTCAACTTATGGAGAATGACAACACCGACACACAAACAGGAAGTGTTCCTCCTGTGTTCAGTGTACAACAGCGTTCTAACAACACCGACACACAAACAGGAAGTGTTCCTCCTGTGTTCAGTGTACAACAGCGTTCTAACAATACCGACACACAAACAGGAAGTGTTCCTCCTGTGTTCAGTGTACAACAGCACACTTACACCAAGACTGGTGCAACTACTAAGACGTGTACTAAGCGTGAAGATCAAGTTAGGCCATCCACAGAACCAACTCGACCACCAATCACAAGTTCGTTAAACGCATATGCTCCTACCTTTCAGCCAACAAACCACAGTAGCCCTGCACAGCCGAAACTATCACAAGTAAAATCATCACAACCAGCATCATCGCAGCCATCACAACCTTCACAGCCGGAAGCACCACAACCTGCATTACTCAGCGAGTTTGCTAACTACATAAATAAGAAAGATCTTCTGCGTTGGTCATTGGTCACCTTTGATGATCGTCCTGAAACTTATCAGTCATGGAAGGATAGCTTTGAGGTACTTACCCAAGAATTGAATGCCAATCCAAGAGAAGAACTGAATTTACTGATCCACTACCTGGGACCTGACTCTAGAAAACATGCTGTGAGCATACGAACTGCTAATCTCAAAAACCCACAGAAAGCTCTGGAGAAGTTGTGGAGTCGCTTGGATGACCGATATGGAAGCCCAGTCCTACTTGAATCATCTATAAAATCAAGATTGTCAGAATTCCCAAAATTGACCGGTAAGGACAGCAAGAAACTATTTGAATTGGCAGATTTGTTAAGTGAAGTGCAGCTGCGGATGGAGGATCCTACCCTCAACCGATCCCTTGCATATCTAGATTCGTCCACTGGCATGCGCCCAATTGTTGCAAAACTTCCAATTAACTTACAGGAGAGGTGGACGACACGTGCAACCAATTACAATTTACAAAACGGGGTGACATACCCACCATTTACCTACCTTGTACAATTCGTGACTGAAATGAGCCGTATCCGTAATGATCCCAGCTTTAATTATCAAGCAACATGCGAAACCAGTACCAACTGTTCAAATCGTTCAAACTTTGTGAATGATTTCCGACACAGAGACTCttttaagaaaaacaatgttcAGGTTAAGAAAACAGCTGTAAACACATCGCAAGAAGATTCCAATATCAACATGGGAAACAACTGTTTTTTACACGTGTCCCGGCATAAGCTCAATCAGTGTAAGACATTCCAAAAGCTGACTCTTAACGAACGTAAGAAACTTCTGAAAGACTACAACTTCTGTTTTAAATGTTGTGATTCAACCACACACACTTATACAGGTTGTAGTGCATTTGTGAAATGTGATATTTGTGGAAACAGAAATCATCCTGCAGCACTACACGTCAGTGACATGTCCACCAAGAGACCAGGTGTTACACGTAGGTCACATTATGGCGGGGAGGAATCCAACAAGTCAGACTGTACACCCAGATCACATTATGACGGGGAGGAATCCAGGACTAACCTGAGTTCATGTTGTACAGAACTGTGTGGCAAAGACTTTACAGGGAGGTCTTGTTCCAAGACTATTCTAGTCAGAGTATATCCCGTGAATCAGCCTGAAAAATCACTGAGTGTATACGCATTGATAGACGATCAGAGTACCCATACACTTGCCAGAACTGAATTGTTTGATGCTTTAGATATTCCAATGTCTTCAGTTACAACATACTCGTTGAAGTCATGTGCCGGCACCTTTCAACGAAGTGGGAGGCAGGCTTCTGGACTAGTGGTGGAGTCAAACAATGGTTCCTGTAGATTACTGCTGCCACGGGTTACAGAGTGCGAACAAATTCCAGAGGAGGAAAGTGAAATTCCAACACCAGATATTGTTAAATTTCATTCACACCTTAGTGGGGTAGATATTCCTCCGCTTAACCAAAAAGCACAAGTTCTACTGTTGATTGGTCGAGATCTACCAGAGGCTCACCACATTGAAGATCAACGTACAGGACCACGAGGAACTCCTTTTGCCCAGAAGCTAGCCCTGGGATGGGTTCTCATCGGAAACGTTTGTCTTGGAAACCTCCATCCACCTGCTAGTGTGAACGTCTTGAAGACGACTGTGCATCAAAGTGGCAGAGTTAGTGTATTTGACAAATGTGAATACAATATATCACTCAAATTAGATGATGATCCCATTTTCAGACGCCAAGCAAACGACAATGATTTAGGACAATCTATTGAAGATAACCAATTCATTGAACTGATGGATGAAGCCTTCACCAAAAATTCAACCGGAAATTGGACTGCTCCGCTACCTTTCCGGGAAACCAGAGAAATCTTGCCAAACAACAGATCAATGGCATTGAAACGAGCACTCATGCTTCAAGGGAGCCTTCGTCGGAACACAACAAAACAAGAACACTTTGTGAGTTTCATGCAGGGCATCTTTGACTCTGGTCATGCCGAGATTGCGCCTCCTGTTCAACCCGGACAGGAGTGCTGGTACTTGCCCATATTTGGGGTGTACCACCCTAAGAAGAAGGACAAAATACGAGTGGTATTCGACTCTTCCTGCAAACACGATGGCATTTCCTTGAATGATGTGTTGATGTTGGGACCAGACTTAATGAATCGTCTTGATGGAGTGCTCATGAGATTCAGGAAGGAGCCCATAGCCGTGATTGCAGACATTCAGCAAATGTTTTTCTGTTTTCGTGTGGCAGAACCTCACCGAGATTACCTCCGTTTCTTCTGGCATCAGAACAACGACCCAGCGCAAGAACTTCTAGAGTACCGAATGTGCGTTCATGTGTTTGGCAACAGACCCTCCCCAGCAGTTGCCACATACGGCCTTCGACGTTGTGTAAGAGATGACTGTAGTGAAGTGGTGAAACAGTTTGTTACCAGAAATTTTTACATTGATGATGGTTTGGCATCATTTCCCAGTGTGAGTGAAGCAGTTAATGTTCTAAAGCAAACACAGAAGACACTCCTGGAAGGTGGAAATTTGAAACTCCACAAGATTGCATCGAATAGTGAAGAAGTCATGCAACAGTTTTCAACTGCAGATCTAGCAAAATCCATGGAACAGCTTGATCTAGATCGAGATGATCTGCCTATACACCACAGCTTAGGTTTGAGTTGGGACCTTGCTACAGATACCTTCATCTACAAAGCCTCGGAGGAGCTGAAGCCATTCACCAAGAGAGGATTGCTGTCAACTGTAAATGGTTTATTTGATCCACTCGGCTTCATTGCGCCCATTATTCTAAATGGACGATTCATCATGAGACAAGCTTTCACTGGGATTGAAAGTTGGGATGATCCCTTACCTACAACTATCATGGGTGCATGGAAACTTTGGTTAGAACAACTCAAAAGACTTAATGGTGTGCATATTCCACGGTGGCTACTTTCTGTATCATACCAAATGTGCGTCCACAAGACACTTCACATCTTTTGCGATGCCTCTGAAAAGGCAGTGAGTGCCTGTGCCTACCTTCGGGGTGTGACTTCAGAGAAGATATCCGTAGGTTTCGTATTTGGGAAATGTAAAGTTGCACCAAAAAGTGGACATACGATTCCAAGATTGGAGCTTTGTGCGGCAGTCCTAGCTGTAGAGCTTGGGGAGATGCTATCTAGGGAGCTCGACCTTCCTTTAGAGGACATCAAGTATTACTCTGACAGCAAAGTGGTACTGGGGTATCTATCCAATGAACGCAGACGGTTCTATGTTTATGTATGCAACCGTGTATCCAGGATACGAAAGAGTTCCTCTCCACATCAGTGGAATTATGTAGCTACAGAAGAAAACCCGGCGGACCAGGGAACTCGTGGACTTTTGCCAGAACAACTTTGTGATAGTTTATGGTTAAATGGGCCAGACTTCCTCAGAGGAAACTTAAGAAATCCCAATAATGAGAAGTTCTCTTTGGTAGATCCAGATAAAGATACAGAGATACGGGCAGAGATAGTGACTCTAAAGACCATATCATCCAAGTCAACTTTAGGCATTTCTCGCTTTAACCGCTTTGGGAGTTGGTCGAGTCTAGTGCGTGCCATAACACTTATCAAGAGAAGACTCAGTAAGAAAGGAAATGAAATATCTCGTCTAGATTCAGAATTGTTGATCATCAAAGAGActcaaaaacagttttatcagaaagaaataaatgcattacATGCTGGTAGACCACTGCCAAGAGACAGCACAATTCTAGCTTTGTCTCCATACCTTGATGATGGCTTGCTGCGAGTTGGTGGACGTATCAATTTATGTGACTTGCCTGTCTGTGAAAAGACACCTATCCTGATACCTGGCCAGAGTCATATCGCTCGGCTATTAGTTCGCCATCATCATGAGAAAATTTACCATCAAGGGCGTCATCTTACAGAAGGTGCTATAAGGAGTGAAGGACTATGGATTACTGGAGGGAAACGCCTAGTGTCATCTATCATTCATCATTGTGTTACGTGCCGCAAGATGAGAGGAAAGCCACTTAATCAGAAGATGGCAGATCTTCCTAAAGACCGACTCACAAAGTCACCACCCTTCACCTTTGTAGGGGTAGATGTGTTTGGACCCTGGACTATCATCACAAGACGTACAAGAGGGGGCAGCGCACATTCAAAACGCTGGGCTGTATTATTCACTTGTCTGTACAGCAGAGCGGTCCACATTGAGGTCATTGAGGAAATGACCTCTTCCTCATTCATTAACGCCATGAGACGGTTCATTGCAATGCGTGGTGCAGTTTCAGAATTTAGATCAGATAGAGGAACAAACTTTGTGGGGGCTGCTTCAGAGTTAAACATGAACATAGTGAATGTCGAAGACAGCAGAATGAGGGCATTTCTGGAGGACAAGCGCATTGTCTGGAAGTTTAATCCTCCGCATGCATCACATTTTGGCGGCAGTTGGGAAAGGATGATCGGCATTGCGCGTCGCATCCTTGACGCAATGCTTATGGATACCAAACACGGGAAACTGACACATGAGGTGTTGACGACCTTTATGGCAGAGGTCATGGCTATAATGAATTCAAGACCATTAGTACCTGTATCCGGTGATGTTGAAGCACCATTCATCCTATCACCGCAGATGCTGCTGACACAAAAGACCCAGGAAGTACCTACTGAATTTAAAGATCTTGATGTGAAAGACATGTACCGCAGTCAATGGAAAATGGTCCAGGTCATGGCGAACACCTTCTGGAAGCGCTGGAAAAGTGAGTTCCTTTCCACCCTGCAGCCTCGTCAGAAGTGGCTAGTTTCGACAGACAACCTTAAAGAAGGAGATGTTGTTTTACTCCACGACAAAGAAAGTGCACGTACTGATTGGCCAGTTGGTGTCGTGAACCGCATATTCCCGAGTAACTCTGATGGTCTGGTACGTAAAATCGAAGTGCGTATTCTTAAGGATGGAAAGCCATGCCTTTACATCAGACCGGCGACGGAAGTGATTTCATTGCTGACAGTGTGA
- the LOC128161152 gene encoding uncharacterized protein LOC128161152, producing MAVLYSYIARIIYTAFKKRTQRKEKNAPEKQDSLSKTSSIELGPIGTKNDSIIKTERKTGRSRERLWGKSLWRQTMAYHFRQHRFTYTFMVITGVYAFNLIPSTVISLMVNTVGENTFWHQLTYSQLQASLIAYNSDIFISTIHPFIYGFLDTKLREEIKGMFNGRK from the coding sequence ATGGCGGTTCTATATTCCTATATTGCTCGTATTATCTACACGGcgtttaaaaaaagaactcaGAGGAAGGAAAAAAATGCACCAGAAAAACAAGATTCCCTGAGCAAAACGTCGTCTATTGAATTAGGACCCATTGGCACCAAAAACGACTCCATTATCAAAACCGAAAGAAAGACTGGAAGGTCAAGAGAACGTTTGTGGGGTAAGTCATTGTGGAGACAAACCATGGCCTATCACTTCCGGCAGCACCGCTTCACGTACACCTTCATGGTAATAACAGGAGTGTACGCCTTCAACCTGATTCCTTCCACAGTCATAAGTCTCATGGTCAACACTGTCGGAGAAAACACGTTCTGGCACCAGCTCACCTACAGTCAGCTCCAGGCGAGCCTCATAGCCTACAACTCGGACATATTCATCTCAACAATTCATCCGTTCATCTATGGGTTTCTGGATACAAAATTAAGAGAAGAGATAAAGGGAATGTTTAACGGCAGAAAATAG